From a single Chlorogloeopsis sp. ULAP01 genomic region:
- a CDS encoding PspA/IM30 family protein, which yields MGLIDRIGRAIRANINSLIGATEDPEKVLEQAVIEMQDNLVQLRQAVAAAIASQKRTERQAAQAQSAAEEWYRRAQIALQQGNEPLAREALTKRQAYQKTATDLLNQIEEQSSVVARLKKDMRELELKITELRTRKDIYIARARSAEASVRLREMLDGVSGTSSLSAFERMEDKVLQLEAQKDAIAVTGTDELEKKFAVLESSVDNDLAQMKAQLPSSKENTQS from the coding sequence ATGGGACTGATAGACCGTATCGGGCGGGCAATTCGTGCTAACATCAATAGTTTAATTGGGGCTACCGAAGATCCAGAAAAAGTCCTGGAACAAGCTGTAATCGAAATGCAGGACAATTTGGTGCAGTTACGACAAGCAGTAGCAGCAGCGATCGCCAGCCAAAAACGCACCGAACGGCAGGCGGCTCAAGCGCAGTCTGCGGCAGAGGAATGGTATCGTCGCGCCCAAATAGCACTACAACAAGGCAACGAACCTCTAGCACGGGAAGCTCTGACCAAACGTCAAGCTTATCAAAAAACTGCCACAGATCTCTTAAACCAGATTGAAGAACAAAGTAGCGTTGTGGCTAGATTAAAAAAAGATATGCGGGAACTCGAACTCAAAATTACTGAGCTGAGAACCAGAAAAGATATTTATATTGCCCGCGCTCGTTCTGCTGAAGCTTCTGTACGGTTGCGAGAAATGCTGGATGGAGTTTCGGGTACAAGCAGCTTAAGTGCTTTTGAGCGCATGGAAGATAAAGTTTTACAACTCGAAGCCCAAAAAGATGCTATTGCCGTTACGGGTACAGATGAACTAGAGAAAAAATTTGCAGTCTTAGAGTCTAGTGTTGATAATGATTTGGCGCAAATGAAGGCACAACTTCCTAGTAGTAAGGAAAATACCCAATCCTGA
- a CDS encoding PspA/IM30 family protein produces the protein MGLFDRIKRVVSANLNDMVSKAEDPEKMLEQAILEMQEDLVQLRQGVAQAIAAQKRTEKQYNDAQNEINKWQRNAQLALQKGDENLARQALERKKTFTESGTALKASLEQQSVQVESLKRNLIQLESKISEAKTKKEMLKARITAAKAQEQLQGMVRGMNTSSAMAAFERMEEKVMIQEARAQSSAELAGADLEQQFARLEASSDIDDELAALKAQISLPGATPNQQQLPPETSAPKSNQQSEVVDAELDSLRKQLDQM, from the coding sequence ATGGGATTATTTGATCGCATTAAGAGAGTAGTCAGCGCCAACCTCAACGATATGGTCAGCAAAGCCGAAGACCCTGAAAAGATGTTGGAACAAGCCATTCTGGAAATGCAGGAAGACTTGGTACAACTGCGTCAGGGAGTTGCTCAGGCGATCGCTGCTCAAAAACGTACCGAAAAACAGTACAATGATGCTCAAAATGAAATCAATAAATGGCAACGCAATGCCCAGTTAGCTCTGCAAAAAGGCGACGAAAATTTAGCCAGGCAAGCACTAGAGCGCAAAAAGACTTTTACAGAATCAGGAACTGCCCTCAAAGCTAGCCTAGAGCAGCAATCCGTTCAGGTAGAATCTCTCAAGCGCAACTTAATTCAGCTCGAAAGCAAGATTTCTGAGGCCAAAACCAAAAAAGAAATGCTCAAAGCTCGGATCACAGCCGCCAAAGCCCAAGAACAACTCCAAGGTATGGTACGCGGTATGAATACCAGCAGTGCAATGGCTGCATTCGAGCGCATGGAAGAAAAAGTCATGATCCAAGAAGCTCGTGCTCAATCGTCGGCTGAGTTGGCTGGAGCAGACTTAGAACAGCAATTTGCTCGTTTGGAGGCTAGTAGTGATATCGATGATGAACTGGCAGCTTTAAAAGCTCAGATTTCCCTACCAGGTGCTACGCCCAATCAACAGCAATTACCACCAGAAACCTCTGCGCCAAAATCAAATCAACAATCTGAAGTGGTTGATGCCGAGTTGGATTCCCTACGCAAGCAACTGGATCAAATGTAA
- a CDS encoding thioredoxin family protein, which translates to MNKGVKAITDAEFENEVMQASSPVLVYFWASWCGPCRLMSPLINLAADTYSDRLKVVKMEVDPNPATVKQYQVEGVPALRLIQGEQLLASTEGVITKDKLLDLLDTHLN; encoded by the coding sequence ATGAATAAGGGTGTAAAAGCCATAACTGATGCCGAATTTGAAAACGAAGTCATGCAAGCCTCCAGCCCGGTGTTGGTTTACTTTTGGGCTTCCTGGTGCGGGCCTTGTCGATTGATGTCGCCATTGATAAACTTAGCTGCTGATACCTATAGCGATCGCTTGAAAGTGGTGAAAATGGAAGTTGATCCCAACCCAGCCACTGTTAAGCAATACCAGGTAGAGGGAGTGCCGGCTCTACGACTCATTCAAGGGGAACAACTCCTAGCATCAACTGAAGGTGTCATTACCAAAGATAAATTACTCGATTTGTTAGATACTCACTTAAATTAG
- a CDS encoding LL-diaminopimelate aminotransferase, with product MLFAQRLQFLQSNVFADMDRAKAKALAAGRQLIDLSLGSSDLPAEAHAIEAIAQSLYDPSTHGYLLFHGTQAFRHAAALWYEQRFGIPINPETEVIPLIGSQEGTAHLPLAVLNPGDFALLLDPGYPSHAGGVYLASGQIYPMPLRAENGFLPVFADIPTPVLAQSRMMVLSYPHNPTSAIAPLSFFQEAVAFCQQHHLVLVHDFPYVDLVFEDTKEDAESSLNTSPRLRVPASPRPSSLAPSILQADPEKSVSIEFFTLSKSYNMGGFRIGFAIGNAELIRALRQVKAAVDFNQYRGILNGAIAALTGNQDGVKKTVATFRQRRDAFVNALHNIGWQVPTPKATMYVWAKLPEPWSQNSIGFCTQLVENTGVAVSPGAGFGKFGEGYVRFALVHEPDILETAVRRIAEFL from the coding sequence ATGCTGTTTGCACAACGTTTACAATTTCTCCAATCGAATGTATTTGCCGACATGGATAGAGCCAAGGCAAAAGCTTTGGCTGCGGGACGGCAATTAATAGATTTATCATTAGGATCTTCGGATTTGCCAGCTGAAGCCCACGCAATTGAGGCGATCGCCCAATCTCTCTACGATCCAAGTACCCACGGCTACCTACTGTTTCACGGTACGCAAGCATTTCGCCACGCTGCTGCTTTGTGGTACGAGCAAAGATTTGGCATTCCCATCAATCCAGAAACCGAAGTCATACCACTAATTGGTTCCCAGGAAGGAACAGCTCATTTACCCTTAGCTGTACTCAATCCTGGAGATTTTGCTTTATTACTCGATCCGGGCTATCCTTCCCATGCAGGCGGAGTCTACTTAGCTAGCGGTCAAATTTATCCCATGCCACTACGGGCAGAAAACGGTTTTTTACCAGTATTTGCCGATATTCCCACACCCGTTCTGGCACAGTCACGGATGATGGTATTAAGCTATCCGCACAATCCAACCAGTGCGATCGCACCATTATCTTTCTTCCAAGAAGCCGTTGCATTTTGTCAGCAACACCATCTCGTTTTAGTTCACGATTTCCCCTACGTCGATTTAGTATTTGAGGATACTAAAGAAGATGCGGAGAGTTCTTTAAATACATCCCCGCGTCTCCGTGTCCCCGCGTCCCCGCGTCCTTCTTCTCTGGCTCCCTCTATTCTTCAAGCCGATCCAGAAAAAAGTGTCTCGATTGAATTTTTCACTTTGTCCAAGTCCTATAATATGGGCGGTTTCCGGATTGGTTTTGCTATTGGCAATGCCGAGTTAATTCGGGCTTTGCGGCAAGTAAAAGCAGCAGTTGATTTTAATCAGTATCGTGGGATTTTGAATGGCGCGATCGCTGCTCTGACTGGTAACCAAGATGGAGTGAAAAAAACTGTTGCTACCTTCCGTCAACGTCGGGATGCGTTTGTGAATGCGCTACACAATATTGGTTGGCAAGTCCCCACTCCCAAAGCAACGATGTATGTTTGGGCAAAGTTACCGGAACCTTGGAGTCAAAATTCGATAGGATTTTGTACTCAGCTAGTTGAAAATACGGGAGTAGCAGTTTCGCCTGGTGCAGGCTTTGGTAAATTTGGCGAAGGTTATGTTCGCTTTGCCTTAGTGCATGAACCAGATATTTTGGAAACAGCAGTACGAAGAATTGCGGAGTTTTTGTAG
- a CDS encoding alpha/beta hydrolase, whose protein sequence is MPVRQTLSKPDIQLSYLEWNQGQEPLLLLHGLADHALVWSSLGDYLAAEYHIVAPDMRGHGESSKPEQDYSFESAIADLEALMDRLGWASTHVVAHSWSGKLACIWARQYPQRLRSMVLVDPIFIWKMPGFLKATFPLLYRVLPFLKAMGPFHNYEAAQQQARQLNQYQGWSSLQQQVFQAGIEQKSDGSWGSKFTIAVRDGIFDEVMRVPGLTVPIQIPTLLVQPQKGVNRQDWQLKPYKTYLRNLQLCQVPGNHWPFLTQPEAFNQTVESFLKKNR, encoded by the coding sequence TTGCCTGTACGCCAAACCTTATCAAAGCCTGATATTCAACTTTCTTATTTAGAGTGGAATCAAGGTCAAGAACCTTTATTATTACTGCACGGTTTAGCCGATCATGCCTTGGTGTGGTCTAGTTTGGGAGATTATCTGGCAGCAGAATATCATATAGTTGCGCCCGATATGCGCGGTCATGGGGAAAGCAGTAAACCTGAGCAAGACTATAGCTTTGAGAGTGCGATCGCTGATTTGGAAGCACTGATGGATCGCTTAGGATGGGCAAGCACTCATGTTGTTGCTCACTCATGGTCTGGTAAACTAGCTTGTATCTGGGCAAGGCAATATCCCCAAAGGCTGCGGAGCATGGTTTTAGTCGATCCAATTTTCATCTGGAAAATGCCCGGCTTCCTGAAGGCAACATTTCCGCTTTTGTATCGTGTTTTGCCGTTTCTAAAAGCAATGGGGCCATTTCATAATTATGAAGCAGCACAACAGCAAGCACGCCAGTTAAATCAATATCAAGGATGGAGTTCATTACAGCAGCAAGTCTTCCAAGCTGGTATAGAACAAAAATCTGATGGTAGCTGGGGTAGTAAATTCACCATTGCCGTCCGTGATGGCATCTTTGATGAAGTTATGCGGGTTCCTGGTTTAACAGTTCCTATTCAGATTCCGACTCTCCTCGTACAGCCACAAAAAGGTGTGAACCGTCAAGATTGGCAATTAAAACCTTATAAAACATATTTGAGAAACTTACAATTGTGTCAGGTTCCCGGAAATCATTGGCCGTTTTTGACACAACCTGAGGCATTTAATCAAACAGTGGAAAGTTTTTTGAAAAAAAATAGATAA
- a CDS encoding serine/threonine protein kinase, whose protein sequence is MSFRQNPNCPQPNHPDHDKNSCQSSGSPLELTENGNAENLAPSSNIKSPQQMPRKKVPLSALVTALLVSLGLISVGALAARSPQFTSYPPDYGQIPQKKGKVAYFPYQEGKDSKGRSAEFNIAILSKYKWLLGSEEQIKHKNKIINIDELRANLEQEGIQTIMENPTEIISVGTAACEGTPQIDERKAFERAKQTQVLAKKLFFHVSSVKSYRLLNLGQFHRQDCQSKRDLTAYQRSIIIIGVRKESEGVVLDEALRNRLKKKPFADFKLKDYSLGSAEKFKTIPSNF, encoded by the coding sequence ATGAGCTTTCGTCAGAATCCCAACTGTCCTCAACCAAATCATCCAGATCATGATAAAAACTCTTGTCAAAGTAGTGGTTCTCCGTTGGAGTTGACGGAGAATGGAAATGCAGAAAATTTAGCACCATCAAGTAATATAAAATCACCACAACAAATGCCGCGAAAAAAAGTACCGCTATCGGCATTGGTTACTGCGCTTTTAGTCTCGCTGGGGTTAATTAGTGTAGGGGCATTGGCTGCGCGATCGCCTCAATTTACTTCCTATCCTCCAGATTATGGACAAATTCCCCAAAAAAAAGGTAAAGTTGCTTACTTTCCCTATCAAGAAGGAAAGGATAGTAAGGGCAGATCAGCAGAATTTAATATCGCTATTTTGTCAAAATATAAATGGTTATTGGGCAGTGAAGAACAAATTAAACATAAGAATAAAATTATTAATATTGACGAATTAAGAGCAAATCTCGAACAAGAGGGAATACAAACTATTATGGAAAACCCAACTGAAATAATTTCAGTGGGAACAGCAGCTTGCGAAGGGACACCACAAATTGATGAACGTAAGGCTTTTGAACGTGCAAAGCAAACTCAAGTTCTAGCCAAAAAACTATTTTTTCATGTATCTAGTGTAAAAAGTTATCGACTTTTAAATCTTGGCCAATTTCATCGTCAAGATTGTCAATCAAAACGTGATTTAACTGCATATCAAAGAAGTATTATTATTATTGGCGTGCGCAAAGAATCAGAGGGTGTAGTCTTAGATGAAGCACTAAGAAATAGGCTCAAGAAAAAACCCTTTGCCGATTTTAAATTAAAGGATTATTCGTTAGGTTCTGCTGAGAAATTTAAAACCATACCCAGTAATTTTTAA
- a CDS encoding creatininase family protein — protein sequence MHSFIPPERFFPYLSWADIQAMPDKENVVLIQPVGAIEQHGPHLPLIVDAAIGVAVLGKALEKLDARIPAYALPTLYYGKSNEHWHFPGTITLSAETLLATIVEIGESVYRSGFRKLVLMNSHGGQPQVMEIAARDLHITYSDFLVFPLFTWRVPHITWELLSPQEKQLGIHAGDAETSIMLSILPNQVKMEKAVAEYPPQQPEDSLLSIEGKLSFAWATRDLSKSGVVGDPTTATTEKGDRILESVSDGWVRVIKDIYAFKQPQANK from the coding sequence ATGCACAGCTTTATTCCTCCAGAACGCTTTTTCCCCTACTTGAGTTGGGCTGATATTCAGGCGATGCCAGACAAGGAAAATGTGGTATTAATTCAACCAGTAGGAGCAATAGAGCAACATGGCCCTCATTTGCCTTTGATTGTGGATGCTGCCATTGGTGTGGCTGTACTGGGAAAAGCTTTAGAAAAACTTGATGCAAGAATTCCTGCCTATGCTTTACCAACTCTTTATTACGGCAAATCTAACGAACATTGGCACTTTCCCGGTACGATAACCCTGAGTGCTGAGACTTTATTGGCAACAATTGTGGAAATAGGAGAAAGTGTTTACCGATCTGGATTTAGAAAGCTGGTGTTAATGAACTCCCACGGAGGGCAACCCCAGGTAATGGAAATTGCTGCCAGAGATTTGCACATCACCTACAGTGACTTTTTGGTATTTCCGCTCTTTACTTGGCGAGTTCCACATATTACTTGGGAATTGCTCTCACCTCAAGAAAAACAATTGGGTATTCATGCCGGAGATGCCGAAACTAGCATCATGCTGTCGATTTTGCCAAACCAAGTCAAGATGGAAAAAGCTGTGGCTGAGTATCCTCCACAGCAACCAGAAGATAGCTTGTTGAGTATAGAAGGTAAATTGAGCTTTGCTTGGGCAACACGCGATTTAAGTAAAAGCGGAGTTGTCGGCGATCCTACGACTGCAACAACAGAAAAAGGCGATCGCATCCTCGAATCTGTATCTGATGGTTGGGTACGAGTGATCAAAGATATCTATGCGTTTAAACAACCCCAAGCAAATAAGTAG